A window of Melopsittacus undulatus isolate bMelUnd1 chromosome 2, bMelUnd1.mat.Z, whole genome shotgun sequence contains these coding sequences:
- the SLC25A30 gene encoding kidney mitochondrial carrier protein 1, whose translation MSALNWKPFIYGGLASITAECGTFPIDLTKTRLQVQGQVNDAKYKEIRYRGMMHALVRISREEGLKALYSGIAPAVLRQASYGTIKIGTYQSLKRTFVEHPEDETLMINVLCGVLSGVISSSIANPTDVLKIRMQAQGSVIQGGMMGNFIQIYQKEGTKGLWKGVSLTAQRAAVVVGVELPVYDLTKKHIIMSGFMGDTVYTHFLSSFTCGLAGALASNPIDVVRTRMMNQRSQQHGGHSNYKGTLDCLLQTWKNEGFFALYKGFWPNWLRLGPWNIIFFLTYEQLKKLD comes from the exons ATGTCAGCGCTAAACTGGAAGCCCTTTATCTATGGAGGTTTAGCATCAATCACTGCAGAATGTG gTACTTTTCCCATTGATCTGACAAAAACACGTCTCCAGGTTCAAGGTCAAGTTAATGATGCCAAATATAAAGAGATACGCTACCGTGGAATGATGCATGCACTAGTCAGAATAAGCAGAGAAGAAGGATTGAAAGCCTTATACTCTGG GATTGCACCTGCAGTGCTAAGGCAAGCTTCATATGGAACTATAAAAATAGGCACTTACCAGAGCttaaaaagaacatttgttGAGCATCCAGAAG ATGAAACCCTGATGATAAATGTTCTATGTGGTGTTCTTTCGGGAGTAATTTCATCATCTATTGCCAACCCTACAGATGTCCTAAAG ATCAGAATGCAAGCCCAAGGTAGTGTGATTCAAGGAGGAATGATGGGCAACTTCATACAGATCTACCAAAAGGAAGGCACTAAAGGCTTATGGAAG GGAGTATCATTGACAGCACAGAGAGCTGCTGTTGTTGTAGGAGTAGAACTGCCAGTGTATGACCTTACCAAGAAGCACATAATCATGTCTGGATTTATGGGGGATACCGTATATACACACTTCCT CTCAAGTTTTACTTGTGGGTTAGCTGGAGCCCTTGCATCCAACCCAATTGATGTTGTAAGAACACGCATGATGAATCAGAGAAGCCAACAACATGGGGGACACTCAAACTACAAGGGTACTTTGGATTGCTTGTTACAA acaTGGAAGAATGAAGGCTTTTTTGCTCTATATAAAGGGTTTTGGCCAAACTGGTTAAGACTTGGTCCTTGGAATATCATT